From a single Pseudomonas cremoricolorata genomic region:
- a CDS encoding PA5502 family lipoprotein, producing MKPFATRYLLLAVFSLTLGACASKPAEPPPVASQPDGWEQLQQTIASHELATAEDQLSALQTRTPDDARVEQYQRQLAEAYLQRSQIVLQKGDVNAAATALARARALMPQAPAVTGGDSVAQARKAELAKAEAALKAAEAKPEARLIDPTAPTTVIALHTTDIAALRQQLDDIAADVVNYHCEVVFQVPRRQDAPWLQTLLKKRVEAIDPDFTLKQRHEIHRQLSAQAVLVTPKP from the coding sequence ATGAAGCCGTTCGCTACCCGTTACCTACTGCTTGCCGTATTTTCGCTGACGCTTGGCGCTTGTGCGAGCAAGCCGGCCGAGCCGCCACCGGTCGCCAGCCAGCCGGATGGCTGGGAGCAGCTGCAGCAAACCATCGCCAGCCACGAACTGGCGACCGCCGAAGATCAGCTCAGCGCGCTGCAAACCCGTACCCCGGACGATGCCCGCGTCGAGCAATACCAGCGTCAACTTGCCGAGGCCTACCTGCAACGCAGCCAGATCGTCCTGCAGAAGGGCGACGTCAATGCTGCTGCAACCGCTCTGGCCCGTGCTCGCGCGCTGATGCCCCAGGCGCCGGCGGTGACTGGTGGTGATTCGGTTGCACAGGCGCGCAAGGCCGAGCTGGCCAAGGCCGAAGCGGCGCTCAAGGCCGCCGAAGCCAAGCCTGAGGCACGCCTGATCGACCCCACCGCGCCAACTACCGTGATCGCCTTGCACACCACCGACATCGCCGCCCTTCGCCAGCAGCTCGATGACATCGCCGCCGACGTGGTCAATTATCACTGCGAGGTGGTGTTCCAGGTGCCGCGTCGCCAGGACGCGCCGTGGCTGCAAACCTTGCTGAAGAAACGTGTCGAGGCCATCGACCCTGACTTCACCCTCAAGCAGCGCCACGAGATTCACCGCCAGCTCAGCGCCCAGGCCGTGCTGGTCACGCCCAAGCCGTGA
- the znuB gene encoding zinc ABC transporter permease subunit ZnuB, with the protein MADFLLYALLAGLALAVVAGPLGSFVVWRRMAYFGDTLSHAALLGVALGFALDVSPTLAVTVGCLLLAIVLVTLQQRQPLASDTLLGILAPSTLSLGLVVLSFMHDVRIDLMGYLFGDLLAISPTDLAWILGGSALVLCLLAVLWRPLLAVTVHEELATVEGMPVAGLRLALMLLIAVVIAVAMKIVGVLLITSLLIIPAAAAQRHARSPEQMALGASLLGITAVCAGLALSWFKDTPAGPSIVVSAAVLFLLSLALPKR; encoded by the coding sequence ATGGCTGATTTTCTTCTGTACGCCCTGCTTGCAGGCCTGGCCCTGGCCGTGGTGGCCGGGCCCCTGGGATCGTTCGTGGTGTGGCGACGCATGGCCTACTTCGGTGACACGTTGTCCCATGCCGCACTGCTGGGGGTGGCCCTGGGTTTCGCCCTGGATGTCAGCCCGACCCTGGCGGTGACCGTCGGCTGCCTGCTGCTGGCGATCGTGCTGGTGACCTTGCAGCAACGCCAGCCCCTGGCCTCCGACACCCTGCTCGGCATTCTGGCGCCAAGCACCTTGTCGCTGGGCCTGGTAGTGTTGAGCTTCATGCACGATGTGCGCATCGACCTGATGGGCTACCTGTTCGGCGACCTGCTGGCGATCAGCCCCACCGACCTGGCCTGGATTCTCGGTGGCAGCGCGCTGGTGCTGTGCCTGCTGGCGGTGCTCTGGCGGCCGCTGCTGGCGGTGACCGTGCACGAAGAGCTGGCCACCGTCGAGGGCATGCCGGTGGCCGGGCTGCGCCTGGCGCTGATGCTGCTGATCGCCGTGGTGATTGCCGTGGCGATGAAAATCGTCGGCGTGCTGCTTATCACCTCGCTGCTGATCATCCCTGCGGCTGCGGCGCAGCGTCACGCTCGCTCGCCGGAGCAGATGGCGCTGGGCGCCAGCCTGCTGGGAATTACCGCGGTGTGCGCGGGCCTGGCGCTGTCGTGGTTCAAGGACACGCCGGCCGGACCTTCGATCGTGGTCAGTGCAGCGGTGCTATTCTTGCTCAGCCTGGCACTGCCAAAACGCTGA